The genome window cttttgcgacattcggctccgaaccggttcaatatagctaatgatcgattcaaacgagcgcaaacaagtttatatacttattattatgtttttataagtgtcaaaacaggtttcataacatatacattacagattatgcataaatcgctaaaatagctttctgttgactttttaaccgcacgtttgactcgatatttgacatagttagagtggtgatcagggggaacccttttagaggtttattacccacataattaccatctcataaccacttttgattcgtcataagactgaaccatttgcaagttattgtaatgacaaccgttagttacgacggttgtgtttataggctaaaactatggaaatgtatgaccaaaatggttatgaacgacttacagaagttgtatcttgattatggaacagaagagaatgctagggagctcttggaatgatcagatggaagtgtttgagttgtgtgaatgttgtaacctcaacattgctatttatagtgctcaaaggacctcaagatcatcacaactcagcctacatttgatcatggatcatgggcaggtgtccctaaggtgtatgggtcgagtagggggcacccatgcctcattgattgatgtttggtcgttcaaatgctccaaaaggcaagtagttacaactttctgcatctgggcgtctaatgcggcccgcatgggagttccatgcgtttctaatgcgggccgcctgggatttaaataccaggcgagtaaaagaggaggctcgcggcccgcctcaacttaaccacaaatgtaatgcgggtcgcgtgggacctgtttttcagatttttaaaatcttttgaaatgattacgaaatcctggtaattaataacgaaatctttcgtaatgatttacctgacctttcgggtttgaaggggtaactttgcggtttggccctcggttatttaccgataggggcctcgtgttatttacccgcattataaagtccccggttagtttattaattaattggaaagccttaactttcactgttgacgcttttagcccttctCATACGAaattgagtataactctctcgttttaagacggaacttcgcgaaatttatatagtatattctagtgagtgtataatactgttacggagccttgggaacgttaaagggtcactcagaggtaatattaaacatgttgacacagttaacccctgtagctcgtaatctctcactttcttccgcgtttcgcttccgcacgatctatgatttattcgtttgaaggttcaagcattatttagggttactatacagtatatttacccttgttgacatttataaccctcgaatttatatactttcaaggtttgtcaaaattagtcctttatttattatagatgccacgtgtaaacgaatgacacgtgttaacacatcattggacacaaaaattcgaggtgttacaaaacctaaaaaaacctaacccccaccccccctcccaaaaaaaaaacctaaacccctccACCCCCCCTCctcaaaaaaaacctaaccccccccccaaagctaaatgctaaaaactaaaacccccaaaaaaaacctaacccccccccccaaaaaaaaaaaaaaaaaacctaaaccccctcccccacccctcaaaaacctaaaccccccccaagctaaaatactaaaaactaaacccccaaaaaacctaaaaaaaatctaaaaaaataaaaaaaaaattattattttttatgctcaaatcgctacttttagtggcaaattttttttttaaaaaaaaaaactacaagttttttttggcttcgaaaagtagcaatttttatataaaaaatattaaaaaaaaatttttttttgtgtgatttttagctatttttaggcatttttggtgtgttcacattggttctcgcggttctcacaatgaaaggtggttctcgcatgatcttctccctatatatatatatatacaccaacCAACCTTCAGATGAGTGCGGGTGAAgaatggttatatatatatatatatatatatatatatatagaggaagtgTAATGTACAAAAGGGGTAATCGTACTTCACGTACGCTAATACCCTGACCGTCAGATCTGTTTGATCATCTCGCAATTAAGGTTTAATTATTAAGGGCAGATTAGTATTTTTCATTCTTGTCACAGGGGTAATTCAGACATTTACTTAAAAACAAAGAAATTACACGAGTTCGTTATCTCCAGCATCCCGGTAATTACGATCAGTATCAGTTTCAATTAATTTCCATTTTTCAAATTATAAAATTAGCGGTTATTGGTGGGCGATTAGGGCTTaatcatttttttcattttaatgGATCCACAGAGTAGTAATGCTCGAAACACAGAAGATGTCGAATTTGAAGATGCAGAGGTCGATACCGGACTTGAGGATGCAGAGCATTATCGGAATCCGACATCAGGCAACATTACCTTAGACGATCAGACTAGTAAGTTGTAAAGTAAATGGCTGTATTAAATGTGTTGTGTTTTATCTCCATCATTTTCATAGTTATTAGTTTCTTGATTGTGTTTTTAATCACGAGTGTTTGGTTGAATGTAAGAGAAGTTTAATTTACTGGGTGGTTTTTGTTTATGCGGTATTTAGATTTTCAAGTGTTATTAATTTTACATGCGTTATTTTTATAGTgatgcgttttttttttttcaatgttcCTGATTCCGAAGCGTTATTATTTTTCCATGCGTCATTATTTTTACAAGCGTTATTTGTATTGATGCGTTATTTTTTTTCAATGTAGCTGAAAGATTGTATATCCCAGAGGTAGCTTCATCATGTGTTCCTGTTATTGGAATGGAGTTCTCTTCCATAGAACAAGCATATGTTTTTTATCAGACAtatgccaagaaggcagggtTCTCCGCTCGAAAAGGAGGTGAACATCATGTTGGTGGTATTATTAGGTCTAAGTATTTTGTGTGTACAAAAGAGGGGCATAAACCACAGGCATATGATGATAATTATTCGAAGTTGTCTAAGCCATATAAACGTAGGAACAGACCGACTATTCGAACCGGCTGTAAAGCACAAATTAAGCTTTGTTCGACGGATGGGGTGTTGTTTAAGGTTGATAAGTTTGTTCAATCGCATAATCATCCATTCGTGTGCCCCAAAGACATGCACTTATTACCAGCTTATAGACATCTGTCTGAGACACAAGAAGAGATGATATGGGAGCTTGGTACATTGAATCTTGGGCCAGTGAAAGCCTTTAATATAATGAGAAAAAGATACGGCGGGTTTGAAAATGTAGGCGCAACTAAAGACGATTGCAAGAATTTTAGAGCTAGGATACATAGCTACATCGGacagtatgatgcagatatggttATCAATAGGCTGACCGATAAAAAGAAGTTTATGGTTGATTATTCATTCTTTCATTCGGTCGATGAAAACAAACGATTAACCGGCCTGTTTTGGGCCGATGGCTTGTGCAAACGTAACTATGCTGAGTTTGGAGATGTCATATCGTTTGATGCTACATTTAAAACCAACAAGTTAGTCATTAGTTCAAGCTTTTTACTggtattttttttataatcatCTTGTTTTTTTATATTCATTTTTTGTATTCACATTTTGAAGGTATAAAATGGTTTTTGTATCTTTTACTGGTATTGATAATCATTGTCGAAATGTGACACTTGGAGCCGGGTTGTTAGCATCCGAAAGCATTGAATCATACAAGTGGCTTTTACAATCATTTTTGAACTCATTCGGTAAGCAGCCGAATGTGGTTGTCACTGATCAGGATCCCGCGATGAAACAAGCCATCGAAGCAGTGTTCGATAAGAGTAGGCACAGATTAtgtatgtggcacataatgaagaAACTTGCTGATAAGGTTAGGTTCAAATAGAGTATGCGTGATTATGTTAGAACTGGCGTAATAGTTGTATTCAGTTCATATCTTTATTTGATCAGACTAAGAATAGTCATAATGCGTTATTTATTTTTCTACATGCGTTATTATGTGCTTTATTCTTTTTTTCATTACACCGTCTAAGTTCCAATTCTTTGGTTTAATAGGTCGGACATCAGCTGTGCAATAACGAAGACTTTAAGAGACGTATGTGTGACATTGTATGGACAGATTCGATTACGCCAGAAATGTTTGAGAGAGAATGGAAGCTGATAATGATTGATTTCGGTCTAACTGAGAATAAGTGGCTTGATGATATGTTTTGCATGAGATCTTCGTGGATCCCAGCGTTCTATCGTCATGAGCCTATGTCTGGGCTTATGCGGACCACTTCTAGATCAGAGAGCGAAAACCATTTTTTCTGTCAAGTTGCGAATTCTCAACTTACCCTTGTTGAGTTCTTTAACCATTTTGACGGTGCAATGGACATTCAAAGATTCAACCATCGGAAGAATGACCATATATCTAGAAATACAGTCCCGGATAACTTTTCTGAATCTACTCTAGAGGATGATGCCATGAAAATTTATACCAGGTCAATTTTTGCTGATCAACAGGCAGAGTTACAAGGAACATTGTCCGAGTGCCTTCCTATAGAGACTAAAATTGAGGACCCTTTTTTGAGGATAAGTATGAAGGATTGGAAAGCTCACGGCGACGGTTTATTAGAGGTAATAATATATACATCAGCTAGTATGCATTTATTGCCAAAccatgtttcctttttattttttttttattatttttttttgtgtaggtATGTTTCAAGAAGGGCGAGGATGTAATTGCATTATGCACGTGTCGCAGGTTTGAACAATATGGATTGTTGTGCAAGCATATATATTTCGTGTTCAAGATGTTCAAAGTGAAGGAAATTCCCAACAAGTATGTAATGAGAAGATGGACTAAAGATGTGGTACCGAATGATCTTaataatacatttgatattactgTTGACGGTGATGATGCGCATAAAAAGGCCAAAGAGGTTGCGTATGAGATTATGCAGACTGGAGAGTATCTTATTGGTAATCTGATCAAAGATTTCGATCATCTACTTATAGTTAGGGATCGGATGAGAGAGATGAAAGAAATGGTTGATGAActtcgcataaccaagcccatcGACCCTAAGTTTGATAGATATTCACGGTTAATTGGTTACGAGAAACCAAACACTGACGAGCCACCTACAGTCCGTGTGCCAACCGGTATTAGAAACAAAGGACGAGGTTCACATAAGCGGATTAAATCAAAAAAAGAGAAAATTATTAGTCTAAAAGGCAAGAGAAGTCGGACATGCAGtgtttgcaatatcaaaggtcatgACATTCGAACCTGCGAGGTGTTAAAGGGTAAAGCTACTGCTGCTGATAAGGTTGCCAATAAGGAGGGGAGGAAAAGAAGAGCAATTCAGTTAGAGAAGGATCCTAATTTAGTTGATGAAGAGGACGAGGAGGTTGAAAGTGGTGACGAAGAGGAGTTTGAGGAGTCCGACGAAGCAGAAGATAGTGATTTTGAATGCGAAGACGAGTAGTGTTTTAACAATACAGACATTCCATATTTAATGATTTTTGTTGTGACTGAACTTTTATGTAATCTATGACATtcacatggtttttttttttcacatgatATGGGTGATTATATATCTCAAgagtaattgtttttttttacccCTTTTTTTTTGTGATTAACCACAACCATACACaggacttttttttttgaaatggaGACTTCAAGTGACCAAACACTGATTCTCATCTACGTAACTAGCGTATTAAAAGGTACAAATTCATGCGTGATAATACGTAACATGCATTTTTTTTCATATCAATATTGCTAAACCAACATTCAAAAAAGTATGAGACATCAAGTGACATAACACTGAGTCTCATCATCACAACTAGCTATGGGTGGAtgattttaccaaaatatacCCCCACATATAAGTTCAATACACACAAAACTAGACTTTAAAACCACCATTGTTCAAAATACCAACAACACATTAGGTCATCCCGAAAATCAACAAAATAGTTATTAATCAGCCATACCACTTACTTCGGTGACATTATCTTCCCAACCTCCTTCTCGGACGTCTCCATCTTCTCTTCAACGGTCTCCACTGCATCTTTCAGATATGAGTATACTAAGTTATCTGCCGATGCTCCTTCGTCTTCTTCCacttcatcacaatcttcaacacCTAGCGGCCCGTTGTTGTATAAATATTCTTCCACGTCGTCGATCATACCAGAGGTTACATAATGTATGACAGGcattttgacaggttcatcgaaAATTTTGTGTCTTTGGTTGAAATAATGGCTGTATAGAAGCTGCATattgttttttgaaaaaaaacaaattattaatattaatatcgtATTTAGCATAACCGTTAAAGATGTGTACATAACATACCGTTAGGAATGCAACCGGGCCATTGTATTGTGAGTCTAACTTTTTCCAACCTTG of Helianthus annuus cultivar XRQ/B chromosome 1, HanXRQr2.0-SUNRISE, whole genome shotgun sequence contains these proteins:
- the LOC110932357 gene encoding protein FAR1-RELATED SEQUENCE 5-like, coding for MDPQSSNARNTEDVEFEDAEVDTGLEDAEHYRNPTSGNITLDDQTTERLYIPEVASSCVPVIGMEFSSIEQAYVFYQTYAKKAGFSARKGGEHHVGGIIRSKYFVCTKEGHKPQAYDDNYSKLSKPYKRRNRPTIRTGCKAQIKLCSTDGVLFKVDKFVQSHNHPFVCPKDMHLLPAYRHLSETQEEMIWELGTLNLGPVKAFNIMRKRYGGFENVGATKDDCKNFRARIHSYIGQYDADMVINRLTDKKKFMVDYSFFHSVDENKRLTGLFWADGLCKRNYAEFGDVISFDATFKTNKYKMVFVSFTGIDNHCRNVTLGAGLLASESIESYKWLLQSFLNSFGKQPNVVVTDQDPAMKQAIEAVFDKSRHRLCMWHIMKKLADKVGHQLCNNEDFKRRMCDIVWTDSITPEMFEREWKLIMIDFGLTENKWLDDMFCMRSSWIPAFYRHEPMSGLMRTTSRSESENHFFCQVANSQLTLVEFFNHFDGAMDIQRFNHRKNDHISRNTVPDNFSESTLEDDAMKIYTRSIFADQQAELQGTLSECLPIETKIEDPFLRISMKDWKAHGDGLLEVIIYTSASMHLLPNHVSFLFFFYYFFLCRYVSRRARM